A genomic segment from Sulfitobacter mediterraneus encodes:
- a CDS encoding M24 family metallopeptidase translates to MDERTQKVIAAAGAERSQWALLTAPDSVAYAARHVAGVETGPSPFDGGPTAALISPEGEISVLCNELEAAAARSSDADHVFTYESLGFADLRHLTQKYAEGLGQMLDRTNVKGAIAVEAANCPASVMAAIGGRARIRWFDVELGRARSIKTPQEIAALRHCAELTAAGQDAVAAAVTEGKSELFAWRDIRFAMEEAEGTRLPVAGDFVSGVARTAAIGGPATGRTLAHGDPIISDLAPRARGYWGDSCRTACLGEASPALMQAYDLAYECYQMVRDTLRPGITAHEFDAPIRQRIKDAGYFNPVHMGHGIGTSVHEWPRLVPGEQALIQPGMVLMVEPGVYREDIGGVRLEQMFLITETGHEVLSPFDIPAQMPII, encoded by the coding sequence ATGGATGAACGCACACAAAAGGTGATCGCCGCTGCAGGCGCGGAACGATCGCAATGGGCGTTGCTGACTGCGCCAGACAGCGTGGCCTATGCCGCCCGGCACGTGGCCGGTGTTGAAACCGGACCGTCGCCTTTTGACGGTGGTCCGACGGCAGCACTGATCAGTCCTGAAGGTGAGATCAGTGTTTTGTGCAATGAGTTAGAGGCCGCCGCGGCGCGATCTTCGGATGCAGATCATGTGTTCACCTATGAAAGCCTTGGCTTTGCCGATCTGCGCCATCTGACGCAAAAATATGCCGAAGGGCTGGGTCAAATGCTGGACCGGACGAACGTTAAGGGCGCAATCGCGGTCGAGGCGGCAAACTGTCCGGCTTCCGTTATGGCTGCCATTGGCGGGCGCGCGCGCATCCGGTGGTTTGATGTGGAATTGGGCCGTGCCCGATCTATCAAAACCCCCCAAGAGATTGCCGCGCTGCGCCATTGCGCAGAGCTGACGGCCGCAGGGCAAGATGCCGTTGCCGCCGCTGTGACGGAAGGGAAAAGCGAACTGTTTGCATGGCGCGACATTCGGTTTGCAATGGAAGAGGCCGAGGGTACAAGGCTGCCCGTGGCGGGGGATTTCGTCAGTGGCGTGGCGCGCACCGCAGCAATCGGCGGCCCAGCGACGGGCCGTACTCTGGCGCACGGAGATCCAATCATCTCGGATCTGGCGCCACGTGCGCGGGGCTACTGGGGCGACAGCTGCCGTACTGCTTGCTTGGGTGAGGCGTCGCCCGCGCTGATGCAGGCTTACGACCTGGCTTATGAGTGCTACCAAATGGTGCGCGATACGCTGCGGCCGGGAATTACGGCACATGAATTTGACGCGCCGATACGCCAGCGCATCAAGGACGCGGGGTATTTCAATCCTGTACATATGGGGCATGGCATCGGCACCTCAGTTCATGAGTGGCCGCGCCTTGTTCCGGGGGAACAGGCCTTGATCCAGCCCGGTATGGTGCTGATGGTTGAACCAGGTGTGTATCGCGAAGATATAGGCGGCGTGCGGTTGGAGCAGATGTTCTTGATCACGGAAACGGGGCACGAGGTGCTGTCGCCGTTTGATATTCCTGCGCAAATGCCGATCATCTGA
- a CDS encoding Gfo/Idh/MocA family protein: MTPHKISMLGTGLICNFYTQVLHGQRNPDRVMNVYSRTEERGQAFCEQWGIPRHATSMEETINDPETDVVVVGLPNSMHEEAIRLCAEAGKAVLCTKPLARNAEEAKRMLELVEKAGIFAGYLEDLCYTPKTLKALEAVKKGALGDITWVRSREAHPGPHSAWFWDKNRAGGGCTIDMGCHCVEIIRNFVGKGNRPVEVMAWADTLYHPIPIEDNSIGLIRFESGAVGQMECSWTFRGGMDLRDEVSGTQGMVRLDHFLRTGFEMYSSGGADGYVAEKAETDSGWLFPVGDEAVALGYVDMFTDQFAALEEGREPQETFYDGYVVAAVLDAFYKSLETRAWAPVELDWRYGTTPHLSPNKQQHDGKDILKTELLPDGRKRLIVRNPDTGETEDILMDA, from the coding sequence ATGACCCCGCATAAGATCAGCATGTTAGGCACAGGCCTGATATGTAATTTCTACACACAGGTGCTGCACGGGCAGCGAAATCCTGATCGTGTCATGAATGTTTATTCACGCACCGAGGAACGCGGTCAGGCGTTCTGTGAGCAATGGGGCATTCCGCGCCATGCCACATCCATGGAAGAAACGATCAACGATCCAGAAACGGATGTTGTCGTCGTTGGCCTGCCCAACTCAATGCATGAAGAGGCGATTCGCCTCTGCGCCGAAGCGGGCAAAGCGGTCTTGTGTACCAAACCACTGGCCCGGAATGCCGAAGAAGCCAAGCGGATGCTTGAGCTCGTCGAAAAGGCTGGTATCTTTGCTGGCTATCTCGAAGACCTTTGCTACACCCCCAAGACGCTCAAGGCGTTGGAGGCCGTTAAAAAGGGTGCGTTGGGTGACATCACCTGGGTCCGTTCCCGCGAGGCACACCCTGGCCCGCATTCCGCCTGGTTCTGGGATAAGAACCGCGCTGGCGGCGGCTGTACCATCGATATGGGCTGTCATTGCGTTGAAATCATTCGTAACTTTGTCGGTAAGGGCAACCGCCCCGTCGAAGTGATGGCATGGGCCGACACGCTGTATCACCCGATCCCGATCGAAGACAATTCCATCGGCCTTATCCGCTTTGAAAGTGGTGCTGTGGGGCAGATGGAATGTTCCTGGACATTCCGTGGCGGTATGGATCTGCGCGATGAGGTCAGCGGCACCCAAGGCATGGTGCGGTTGGATCACTTCCTGCGCACTGGCTTTGAGATGTACAGCTCAGGCGGCGCTGATGGATATGTTGCCGAAAAGGCAGAAACCGACAGCGGCTGGTTGTTCCCAGTAGGCGACGAAGCCGTGGCACTTGGATATGTCGACATGTTCACCGATCAGTTCGCCGCATTGGAAGAAGGCCGTGAGCCGCAGGAAACCTTCTATGACGGCTATGTCGTCGCCGCGGTTCTGGATGCGTTCTACAAGTCCCTGGAAACCCGTGCCTGGGCACCGGTTGAGCTGGATTGGAGATATGGCACAACGCCGCATCTGTCGCCCAACAAACAACAGCACGATGGCAAAGACATCCTCAAGACAGAACTGTTGCCAGATGGCCGCAAACGCCTGATCGTCCGCAACCCGGACACAGGTGAGACAGAAGACATCTTGATGGACGCCTGA
- a CDS encoding methyl-accepting chemotaxis protein, producing the protein MFPTSIKQKIIFVALLSFIGATVVSMFSYRGLNDATGAMQYLTDIAAPQEKANNEASAALATLIQKLYQYLLWLEMNGPAEDAAKMRGQIDQMIVELDRFAEAGLVPVESYTEFKKKLNGLLGMAERNPRIAFGGLRGALSVYGEIFGVISENLTNSKTETENAIKRAQSSISRSLFVILTVGISTIALSLLISIAVSIRLSRGIHKMVNAMTAIAADQDDVEIPNIGQKDELGQMAGALVVFRDGQQAKRDLAIAQAQHQDAEKAKEAAAREAEAARLQALQEQADLERQQAEDALERSRKTEAMQAELARVIALAQAGDFTGRMQNAASEDDDDAIRASVNQLVETVEVGVKETSRVLEALAKCDLTLKMEGEFQGAFSKLKMNVNKGTSSLGAALGHISQNAQIVTNSSSELSNAAKDLSQRTEGAASRLSTANDMMREINSASLSASDHANKATEFAVSAQSAAEQSGQVVDKTVTAMAQIAEYSNKISVATDVINEIAFQTNLLALNAGVEAARAGESGKGFSVVATEVRSLAQRSAESAHEIGQLIANSQRGVEQGSKLITELGSAMDEVVARISKAAEAVQAIAVSTGDQAHQIKQMEGTVVELEQLTQTNAAMSEESSAATAVLLESAQQMKALIENFKFEGGVNSSQTDAIVSSEAAADDLWTASENAMRAS; encoded by the coding sequence GTGTTCCCGACCTCTATCAAGCAGAAAATCATCTTTGTCGCCCTGCTGTCCTTTATCGGGGCGACGGTGGTGTCCATGTTTTCCTATCGCGGCTTGAATGATGCCACCGGCGCCATGCAATATTTGACTGATATTGCAGCGCCGCAGGAGAAAGCAAACAACGAGGCAAGCGCGGCGCTCGCGACATTGATCCAGAAGCTTTACCAGTACCTTCTCTGGCTTGAAATGAACGGCCCAGCCGAAGATGCCGCGAAAATGCGCGGTCAGATTGATCAGATGATCGTCGAGTTGGACCGTTTTGCTGAGGCGGGTCTTGTCCCCGTAGAAAGCTATACCGAGTTCAAGAAGAAACTGAACGGCCTTTTGGGCATGGCAGAACGAAACCCCAGGATCGCATTTGGCGGGTTGCGCGGAGCGCTTTCTGTCTATGGTGAGATATTTGGCGTCATTTCAGAGAACCTGACAAATTCGAAAACCGAGACCGAGAATGCCATCAAGCGGGCGCAAAGCTCGATCAGCAGATCCCTTTTTGTGATCCTCACCGTCGGCATTTCCACAATTGCGTTAAGCCTGCTCATTTCCATTGCGGTCAGCATCCGCCTGTCACGTGGCATTCATAAGATGGTCAATGCAATGACCGCGATTGCCGCCGATCAGGATGATGTCGAAATTCCCAATATCGGGCAAAAAGATGAATTGGGACAGATGGCGGGTGCCCTGGTCGTGTTCCGTGACGGCCAACAGGCCAAACGGGATTTGGCCATCGCACAGGCCCAACATCAAGACGCCGAAAAAGCCAAAGAGGCCGCCGCCCGAGAAGCGGAAGCGGCGCGTCTGCAAGCCTTGCAAGAACAGGCCGATCTGGAACGGCAACAAGCAGAAGACGCTTTGGAACGATCGCGCAAAACAGAAGCAATGCAAGCCGAACTCGCGAGGGTGATCGCATTGGCACAGGCGGGGGATTTCACCGGCAGAATGCAAAACGCCGCGTCAGAGGATGACGACGATGCCATCCGCGCCTCGGTAAATCAGCTTGTCGAGACGGTCGAGGTTGGTGTCAAAGAAACGTCCCGTGTTCTTGAGGCTTTGGCAAAATGCGATCTCACCCTCAAGATGGAAGGTGAGTTCCAAGGCGCATTTTCAAAACTCAAAATGAATGTGAACAAGGGGACCTCATCGCTTGGCGCTGCTCTTGGTCACATTTCGCAGAACGCGCAGATCGTTACCAACAGCTCTTCTGAGTTGTCCAATGCGGCCAAAGACCTGTCCCAGCGCACCGAAGGCGCTGCGAGCCGTCTCAGCACAGCCAATGACATGATGCGCGAAATCAACTCTGCTTCATTGTCCGCATCCGATCATGCCAACAAAGCCACCGAATTTGCTGTCAGCGCCCAGAGCGCTGCCGAACAAAGCGGACAGGTTGTCGATAAAACAGTCACAGCGATGGCGCAGATCGCGGAATATTCAAACAAGATCAGCGTCGCAACCGATGTAATCAATGAGATCGCCTTTCAGACCAATCTGCTCGCGTTGAACGCAGGCGTTGAGGCGGCCCGTGCGGGGGAAAGTGGCAAAGGGTTCTCAGTTGTCGCAACCGAAGTGCGCTCCCTTGCTCAAAGGTCGGCGGAATCGGCCCATGAAATCGGCCAACTGATCGCCAACAGCCAACGCGGCGTAGAACAGGGCAGCAAATTGATCACTGAACTTGGCAGTGCAATGGACGAGGTGGTCGCCCGCATTTCCAAAGCCGCCGAAGCGGTGCAAGCCATTGCTGTCTCCACTGGAGATCAGGCGCATCAGATCAAGCAGATGGAAGGGACTGTTGTTGAATTGGAACAATTGACCCAGACCAACGCCGCGATGAGCGAGGAATCTTCAGCTGCGACCGCAGTTTTGCTGGAATCTGCCCAGCAGATGAAAGCACTCATTGAGAATTTCAAGTTCGAAGGCGGGGTCAATTCTTCTCAGACCGATGCCATTGTGTCTTCTGAAGCCGCAGCGGATGATCTCTGGACGGCCTCAGAGAATGCCATGCGCGCCAGCTGA
- a CDS encoding peroxiredoxin translates to MPRIGMKLPDVTFRTRVRDDSIDGPNPFTWKDMTTQDYFGGRRAILFSLPGAFTPTCSTYQLPGFETLAGEFAEQGVQDIYCLSVNDSFVMNKWAADQGIKTVKVIPDGSAEFTRKIGMLVQKDNLGFGLRSWRYAAVVDDGKIVAWFEEPGIEDNCADDPYGESSPENILKHIKANNPFAVAS, encoded by the coding sequence ATGCCTCGTATCGGTATGAAATTGCCTGATGTGACATTCCGCACCCGCGTGCGCGACGACAGCATCGATGGGCCAAACCCTTTCACCTGGAAAGACATGACAACGCAGGATTACTTCGGTGGCCGCCGTGCCATCCTGTTCTCACTGCCCGGTGCATTTACACCGACATGTTCTACCTATCAGCTGCCTGGCTTTGAAACCCTGGCGGGTGAATTTGCCGAACAAGGCGTGCAAGATATCTACTGCCTCTCGGTGAACGATTCCTTTGTGATGAACAAATGGGCTGCAGATCAGGGCATCAAGACCGTCAAGGTGATCCCCGATGGATCCGCAGAATTTACGCGTAAAATCGGGATGTTGGTTCAGAAGGACAACCTTGGGTTCGGCCTGCGCAGCTGGCGCTATGCGGCTGTTGTAGATGACGGCAAAATCGTCGCCTGGTTCGAAGAGCCGGGCATCGAGGACAATTGCGCGGATGATCCTTACGGCGAAAGCAGCCCTGAGAACATCCTCAAGCACATCAAAGCCAACAACCCATTTGCGGTTGCCTCCTGA
- the fdxA gene encoding ferredoxin FdxA produces MTYVVTDNCIACKYTDCVEVCPVDCFYEGENMLVIHPDECIDCGVCEPECPADAIRTDAEPGSDQWVAHARLYAEIWPVITARKPPLKTAAQRDGETGKFELFFGQAQA; encoded by the coding sequence ATGACCTATGTCGTGACCGATAATTGTATCGCCTGCAAATACACCGACTGCGTTGAGGTTTGCCCCGTTGATTGCTTCTACGAGGGGGAAAACATGCTGGTGATCCATCCCGACGAATGCATTGATTGCGGTGTTTGCGAGCCTGAATGCCCGGCGGACGCGATCCGAACAGATGCCGAGCCTGGCAGCGACCAATGGGTCGCACATGCGCGGCTATACGCAGAGATCTGGCCGGTCATTACGGCCCGCAAGCCGCCCCTTAAAACCGCCGCGCAGCGCGATGGCGAGACAGGCAAATTCGAACTATTCTTTGGTCAGGCGCAAGCTTAG
- a CDS encoding nitroreductase family protein, producing the protein MFARENITFDPIALPDRADMTDAEILAQAQSFHGKMLKRHTVRDFSDRPVDRAVIEECIRTAGTAPSGANHQPWHFVAISDPMFKKRIRDASEEEERRFYEGGAGDEWLKALEPIGTNDNKPHLEDAPWLIVIFAQRWGHFDDGTRYKNYYVPESVGIATGFLLAALHHAGLTSLTHTPNPMKFLNDMLGRPQSEKPVMILAVGHPAADATIPRVAKIKKPLSEILTVSE; encoded by the coding sequence ATGTTTGCCCGCGAAAACATCACATTCGATCCGATTGCCCTGCCCGACCGCGCAGATATGACAGACGCCGAAATACTGGCACAGGCGCAATCTTTTCACGGTAAAATGCTCAAGCGGCACACGGTGCGCGATTTTAGCGACCGCCCCGTTGACCGAGCCGTGATCGAGGAATGCATCCGAACCGCCGGAACCGCGCCATCGGGTGCCAATCACCAGCCATGGCATTTTGTGGCCATCTCCGATCCTATGTTCAAAAAACGCATCCGCGATGCCTCGGAAGAAGAAGAACGCAGATTCTATGAGGGCGGCGCAGGCGATGAATGGCTCAAGGCGCTTGAGCCGATCGGGACCAATGACAACAAACCCCATCTTGAGGATGCGCCCTGGTTGATTGTGATTTTTGCCCAGCGATGGGGCCATTTTGACGACGGTACGCGCTACAAAAATTACTACGTTCCTGAAAGCGTTGGCATCGCCACAGGATTTTTGCTTGCGGCGCTGCACCATGCCGGGCTGACATCCTTGACACATACCCCCAACCCGATGAAGTTTCTCAACGATATGCTTGGCCGGCCACAATCGGAAAAGCCGGTGATGATCCTTGCGGTTGGCCATCCCGCGGCTGATGCCACGATCCCGCGTGTCGCCAAGATCAAGAAACCGCTAAGCGAGATCCTAACCGTTTCAGAATGA
- a CDS encoding helix-turn-helix transcriptional regulator yields MKRSNPPEDTELSLTATQCAALVECIGSTRCVPALLELAHEVCGADFVSVFCQGDRDLPLLVGTDGRKGKQRAERAAQGYTRHMDEDPNTVLLSGRKGEGDFLTSQNAADIKSFTYRRDCYDLPGIAGRISLVRRASTYGLCVSLYSAEESGVFDPPSHKRAAAVLPFLLAAVERHVAFSLKGSVWMEQDIQARLALSYPGLTHREREVAAMAIKGRTAAQTAEILGLAETTIITHRKNAYKRMNVGSLRQLVAKF; encoded by the coding sequence TTGAAGCGGTCAAATCCACCAGAGGACACAGAACTCAGCCTGACAGCGACCCAATGTGCTGCGCTGGTGGAATGCATCGGATCAACCCGGTGTGTGCCGGCACTGCTTGAGCTTGCGCATGAGGTTTGCGGTGCCGATTTTGTGTCGGTCTTCTGCCAGGGAGATCGTGATCTGCCGCTTTTGGTTGGCACCGACGGCCGCAAAGGCAAACAACGGGCCGAACGGGCGGCGCAGGGCTACACCCGCCACATGGATGAAGACCCAAACACCGTTCTGCTGTCCGGTCGCAAGGGAGAGGGGGATTTCCTGACAAGCCAGAACGCGGCTGACATCAAATCCTTCACTTACCGTCGGGATTGCTATGATCTGCCCGGCATCGCGGGGCGAATTTCCCTAGTGCGGCGCGCATCCACCTATGGCCTTTGTGTCAGTCTTTACAGCGCCGAAGAGAGTGGTGTTTTTGACCCTCCCAGCCACAAAAGGGCGGCGGCAGTATTGCCGTTCCTCTTGGCTGCGGTGGAGCGGCACGTGGCTTTTTCCCTGAAAGGCTCCGTCTGGATGGAGCAGGACATTCAAGCACGTCTCGCGCTCAGCTATCCAGGCCTCACGCACCGCGAACGGGAAGTTGCCGCCATGGCCATCAAGGGACGTACTGCTGCGCAGACGGCTGAGATATTGGGGCTGGCAGAAACCACCATCATCACCCATCGGAAGAATGCCTATAAGCGCATGAACGTCGGATCACTGCGCCAGCTGGTCGCCAAATTCTAA
- a CDS encoding FadR/GntR family transcriptional regulator, giving the protein MVDRTQPGGRFSPGDRLPSERDFADQLKVSRGSLRQALVVLELSGVLEIRTSSGIFVAENALSNANRLPSLDVSGRRPLDIIQARRAVEGETAFLAAKLGTEADIERIKAAAKALEEGERRYGLRHPSDRQSHREIARASQNTVLGDMVRDLWNMQRGKYYQRLEDHFSTAEMRDYAVRDHRKILAAITAGDPDLARRMMHRHMDRIYNNLATSALELPKS; this is encoded by the coding sequence ATTGTTGATCGAACTCAGCCTGGCGGGCGATTTTCCCCTGGAGACCGGTTGCCGTCCGAGCGCGACTTTGCGGATCAGTTGAAGGTCAGTCGCGGATCGCTGCGGCAGGCTCTTGTTGTGCTTGAACTCAGCGGTGTTCTGGAAATTCGCACCTCCAGCGGGATCTTTGTCGCGGAGAATGCGCTGTCCAATGCCAACCGCTTGCCGTCACTGGATGTCAGTGGCAGACGGCCGCTGGATATTATTCAAGCCCGCCGTGCAGTCGAAGGAGAAACCGCGTTTCTAGCGGCCAAGCTGGGAACTGAAGCGGATATTGAGCGGATCAAAGCCGCTGCAAAGGCGCTGGAAGAAGGCGAGCGGCGCTATGGTCTGCGCCACCCGTCGGACCGCCAGTCCCACCGCGAAATTGCCCGTGCAAGTCAGAATACTGTGCTGGGCGATATGGTGCGCGATCTGTGGAACATGCAGCGCGGCAAGTATTACCAGCGCCTTGAAGATCACTTTTCGACCGCCGAAATGCGGGACTATGCGGTTCGAGACCACCGGAAAATTCTGGCTGCGATCACGGCGGGCGATCCCGATCTGGCCCGCCGGATGATGCATCGCCACATGGACCGGATCTACAATAACTTGGCCACCAGCGCGTTGGAGCTGCCAAAAAGTTGA
- a CDS encoding substrate-binding domain-containing protein, translating to MKSIIKSTLAAIALSAAAVTGAYAADVSDQKYVMVVPISGHPFWVPIRQGAQDAADQLGVQFEFTGPVEFDNIATQNQMEQIALTQPSAFLTGAFDPSMSETIKRVTEMGVPVATFDSDAPDSPRITFVGPDHYNVGFQYGKKIVELLQGQGKEEGQIGLLTAINQTNLQVRIQGLKDYLSANAPAYEVVAIEDNQGDDQITAERTKTMLLGNPDIDGLVVINATGTGVATALTELGRKGEVMVVASDVFDPIVCGIKDGAIQTTSAVNTYLEGFLALKLAYEYVNNNLDGTPGADVGVSVLPPKIDPGMFFITKENADSFLVGSCS from the coding sequence ATGAAGTCAATTATCAAATCAACCCTCGCGGCTATTGCGCTATCGGCGGCGGCTGTGACAGGCGCCTATGCGGCGGATGTGTCGGATCAGAAATATGTTATGGTTGTTCCGATCTCGGGCCATCCGTTCTGGGTGCCGATCCGGCAGGGTGCACAAGATGCGGCTGATCAACTGGGCGTGCAGTTCGAATTCACCGGCCCCGTGGAGTTTGACAACATCGCAACGCAAAACCAGATGGAGCAGATCGCGCTGACCCAACCGTCCGCCTTCCTCACCGGCGCATTTGACCCGTCCATGTCCGAAACCATCAAGCGCGTGACGGAAATGGGTGTGCCCGTGGCCACGTTCGACAGCGACGCACCGGACAGCCCGCGCATCACCTTTGTTGGGCCAGATCACTACAATGTCGGCTTTCAGTACGGCAAAAAGATCGTTGAGTTGCTGCAAGGGCAAGGCAAAGAAGAGGGCCAGATCGGCCTGCTGACAGCCATCAACCAAACCAACCTGCAAGTGCGTATCCAAGGCCTGAAAGACTACCTGTCTGCCAATGCACCCGCATATGAGGTTGTCGCGATCGAAGACAACCAAGGCGATGATCAGATCACCGCCGAACGTACCAAGACAATGTTGCTTGGCAATCCCGATATCGACGGTCTGGTAGTGATCAACGCAACCGGCACCGGCGTGGCAACAGCGCTGACCGAACTGGGCCGCAAAGGCGAAGTGATGGTTGTGGCGTCGGATGTCTTTGATCCCATCGTCTGCGGCATCAAGGATGGCGCGATTCAGACAACCTCGGCGGTCAACACCTATCTCGAAGGGTTTCTCGCGCTGAAGCTGGCCTATGAATATGTCAACAACAACCTCGACGGCACGCCCGGTGCGGATGTGGGTGTCTCTGTTCTGCCACCAAAAATTGATCCCGGCATGTTCTTCATCACCAAAGAGAACGCCGATTCATTCCTCGTCGGGAGCTGTTCATAA
- a CDS encoding ABC transporter permease gives MTLPQTNTDRLGDAGGFDVKRLLLSREIIVGVMILITAIAATMLSPYFLTAANIKNVVIGMSIEMIVAIGLTIVLLSGGIDLSVGSVVALSAVVIALAFNAGLSIPVAIAAGLCAGVVVGLVNGYLIAYVGLNPLITTLGTMTIFRSAVYILSGGYAMSSIPGSFKALANGDVVFGLPNLVVLVVVLVVLFHMAMWQNVWFRKFSFLGGSEMAALRAGINVKRLKLMGYVICSVLAALGGVVVVARLGSAFPNTATGMELRVITAVIVGGCSIYGGRGTVLGAALGVLFLALVNNILVLNAVSVYWQGVASGCVLILAVLSDAIINRGKRS, from the coding sequence ATGACCTTGCCCCAGACAAACACTGATCGGCTAGGCGATGCAGGAGGGTTTGACGTCAAACGCCTGCTGTTGAGCCGCGAGATTATCGTCGGCGTGATGATCCTGATCACCGCCATCGCCGCGACAATGCTGTCGCCCTATTTCCTGACGGCCGCCAACATCAAGAATGTGGTGATTGGTATGTCAATCGAGATGATCGTCGCCATCGGCCTGACGATTGTTCTGCTGAGCGGTGGGATCGATCTTTCGGTTGGCTCTGTCGTCGCGCTAAGCGCGGTTGTCATTGCGCTGGCCTTTAATGCCGGCCTGTCCATTCCTGTGGCCATCGCCGCGGGTCTTTGTGCCGGTGTCGTTGTGGGCTTGGTGAACGGATATCTGATCGCCTATGTCGGGCTCAATCCGCTGATCACGACACTTGGCACCATGACGATTTTCCGCAGCGCGGTGTACATCCTGTCCGGTGGATACGCGATGTCTTCGATCCCCGGCAGTTTCAAGGCTCTGGCCAACGGCGACGTTGTCTTTGGGCTGCCCAATCTGGTGGTACTGGTTGTGGTGCTGGTTGTGCTTTTTCACATGGCGATGTGGCAGAATGTCTGGTTCCGCAAATTCTCCTTTCTAGGCGGGTCCGAAATGGCAGCCCTGCGCGCAGGGATCAACGTCAAGCGTCTCAAGCTGATGGGCTATGTAATCTGTTCGGTTCTTGCGGCCTTGGGGGGTGTTGTTGTTGTGGCGCGGCTTGGCTCCGCATTTCCAAACACCGCGACGGGGATGGAACTGCGCGTGATCACCGCAGTGATCGTTGGCGGCTGTTCGATCTATGGCGGACGCGGCACGGTTCTGGGCGCGGCACTTGGTGTTTTGTTCCTGGCGCTGGTCAATAACATCCTCGTTTTGAATGCTGTGTCTGTCTATTGGCAGGGGGTCGCATCGGGCTGTGTTCTGATCCTCGCTGTTCTGTCGGACGCCATTATCAACCGGGGGAAACGGTCATGA
- a CDS encoding ATP-binding cassette domain-containing protein, protein MTAPNKVVEMTGIEKRFGPVEVLRGVDFELYENEVLALLGDNGAGKSTLIKTLSGYYQPDAGQIRIGGQPVSFGTPHEARDHGIETIYQDLALFDNLDVAANVFAGKEKVGGGWRKMLGFVDRKAMRNEAREAVSQMAINIPRIDQEVSAFSGGQRQCVAIAKSVMWGRKVVIMDEPTAALGVRETGKVLDLIRTLKSHNLSVIVIMHNIEHVMEVAERAIVMRSGTRRGTVNLNGPDDRESHDAIIKMLM, encoded by the coding sequence ATGACCGCACCAAACAAAGTGGTCGAAATGACCGGTATCGAAAAACGGTTTGGCCCTGTTGAAGTGTTGCGCGGTGTGGATTTCGAGCTCTATGAGAACGAGGTTCTTGCACTGCTGGGCGACAACGGTGCGGGCAAATCGACGCTGATCAAGACCTTGTCGGGCTACTACCAACCTGACGCGGGGCAAATCCGTATCGGTGGGCAGCCGGTATCCTTTGGCACGCCGCACGAAGCCCGTGATCACGGGATTGAAACGATTTATCAGGATCTCGCGCTTTTTGACAATTTGGACGTGGCCGCCAATGTTTTTGCGGGCAAGGAAAAGGTCGGCGGCGGCTGGCGCAAGATGCTGGGATTTGTGGACCGCAAAGCGATGCGCAACGAGGCCCGCGAAGCGGTCAGCCAAATGGCAATCAATATCCCCCGCATCGACCAGGAGGTCAGCGCCTTTTCAGGTGGTCAGCGGCAATGTGTGGCCATCGCCAAATCGGTGATGTGGGGCCGAAAAGTGGTGATCATGGATGAACCGACAGCGGCCCTTGGGGTGCGCGAGACCGGAAAAGTGCTGGATCTGATACGGACGCTCAAGTCGCACAATCTGTCGGTGATCGTCATCATGCACAATATCGAACACGTCATGGAAGTGGCCGAGCGCGCCATCGTCATGCGCTCTGGCACGCGGCGCGGCACGGTCAATTTGAATGGGCCGGATGACCGCGAGAGCCATGACGCAATCATCAAAATGTTGATGTGA